The Vicia villosa cultivar HV-30 ecotype Madison, WI linkage group LG1, Vvil1.0, whole genome shotgun sequence genome includes a region encoding these proteins:
- the LOC131632043 gene encoding uncharacterized protein LOC131632043, with protein sequence MLPRLVNSYEFTSLPASLTTMSAEQHNGNNGYTRPPVFDGENFEYWKDKLESYFLGLDGDLWDLLMDGYKHPVNARGVKLTRQEMNDDQKKLFRNHHKCRTVLLNAISHAEYEKISNRETAYDIYESLKMTHEGNAQVKETKALALIQKYEAFKMEDDEDIEKMFSRFQTLTAGLRVLDKGYTKADHVKKIIRILPRRWGPMVTAFKIAKNLNEVSLEELISALRSHEIELDANEPQKKGKSIALKSNIKKCTNAFQAREEDSEESESEEEDELSLISRRLNQLWKNRHRKFRGVRSSKKFERGESSDDRRSDKKKAVCYECNEPGHYKNECPKLQKENPKKKFHKKKGLMATWDESEVDSDSEDEQANCALMATEDDGSESTSESDSEEVFSELTRDELVSSLTELLEYKSQISLKYKKLRKLFEFETKKLELENSELKEKLLKLSNNVGSPSDSEKSTPSLNHILKEYDLSFRKFLSRSIGRSQLASMIYAVSGNKRVGIGYEGETPYKLEHVDKMKITYKPLYDEFKYDHSHDIRHTSHAQSFHITHTKKHVTQPRKYHETHIKNHHAISHTAYNVKPKFNQNLKRTNKKGPKKMWVPKDKIIPIADILGCKKDKAQHVMVVAPQNLPSLFEL encoded by the coding sequence ATGCTtcctagactcgtaaactcgtacgagtttacgagtctacccgcgagtttgacaaccatgtctgctgagcaacacaatggaaacaatggttatactagaccaccagtatttgatggtgaaaactttgaatactggaaagataaactggaaagttactttcttggtctagatggtgatctatgggatcttctgatggatggttacaaacatccagtaaatgccagaggcgtaaagctgacaaggcaagaaatgaatgatgatcagaaaaagcttttcaggaatcatcataaatgcagaactgttttgctgaatgctatctctcatgctgagtatgagaagatatctaacagggaaacggcctatgacatatatgagtccttgaaaatgactcatgaaggaaatgctcaagtcaaggagactaaagctctagctttaatccagaagtatgaagccttcaagatggaggatgatgaagacattgaaaagatgttttcaagatttcaaactttgactgctggattgagagttcttgacaaaggctacaccaaggctgatcatgtaaagaagattatcagaattttgcccagaagatggggcccaatggtgactgcattcaagattgcaaagaatctgaatgaagtttctttggaagagcttatcagtgccttgagaagccatgaaattgagctggacgcaaatgagcctcagaagaaaggtaagtctattgcattaaaatcaaatatcaaaaaatgcactaacgcttttcaggcaagagaagaagattctgaagaatcagaatctgaagaagaagatgaactgtccttgatctccagaaggctaaatcaactctggaagaacaggcataggaagttcagaggcgtcagaagttcaaagaaatttgaacgtggagaatcttctgatgacagaagatctgacaagaagaaggctgtctgctatgagtgcaatgagcctggacattacaagaatgagtgtccgaaacttcagaaggagaatcccaagaagaagtttcataagaagaaaggtcttatggcaacctgggatgaatcagaagttgattcagactctgaagatgagcaggccaactgtgcgctgatggcgacagaagatgacggatcagaatctacatcagaatcagattctgaagaggtattttctgaacttactagagatgagttagtttccagtctaacagaacttctggaatacaagtctcagattagtctcaaatacaaaaaactgagaaagctatttgaatttgaaactaagaagcttgagttggaaaattctgaattaaaagaaaaacttttaaaattatccaataatgttggatctccttctgattcagaaaaatccactcctagtttaaaccatattctgaaagaatatgatttaagtttcaggaagttcttatctagaagcataggcagaagtcaacttgcttctatgatatatgctgtgtctggaaataaaagagtaggcattggttatgagggtgaaaccccatacaaacttgaacatgttgataagatgaaaatcacatacaagccattgtatgatgagTTCAAGTAtgaccactcccatgatattaggcacacatcacatgcacaaagctttcacattacacacaccaaaaagcatgtgacacaacctaggaaatatcatgaaactcacattaagaatcaTCATGCTATTTCTCAtactgcttacaatgttaaacccaagttcaaccagaacttgaagagaactaacaagaaaggacccaagaagatgtgggtacctaaggataagatcattcctattgcagatatccttggctgcaaaaaggacaaagcacaacatgtcatggttgttgcaccccaaaatttgccctctttatttgagctataa
- the LOC131632036 gene encoding uncharacterized protein LOC131632036, with product MRIDYAGVELRPSELVVRAFDGSRRSVFGEVDLPIQIGTQIFTTTFYVMDIQPAYCCLLGRPWIHKAGAVTSTLHQKLKYPVDGKVVTVCGEEDYIVSHLSSFRYVEIEGEIHETPFQAFEAVNAVRTPPYEITKPETIMSSLKDAQVVVETGRVEGWGQVIDVRPKFDKNGLGFNPGKQNASPKPDILSPIKFVSGGVIRDGQVNAIVNGEEVDSDCDFDSWIRPSIPGEMPRNWTIEDVIQVTQAQECSTTPDFIGNSSAIAYYDFDNPIYQAEEEAYEDCDLPDELARLLKQEKKAIQPHQEVIEMVNVGTKEQVREVKIGAALENSVKQRLIVMLKEYADIFAWSYEDMPGLDTDIVVHRLPLKEDSPPVKQKLRRTRPDMSEKIKKEVEKQFDAGFLQVVNYPSWVANIVPVPKKDGKVRMCVDYRDLNRASPKDDFPLPHIDVLVDNTAPFKVFSFMDGFSGYNQIKMAPEDMEKTTFITPWGTFCYQVMPFGLKNAGATYQRAMVTLFHDMIHKEIEVYVDDMIAKSHTEEEHLVHLQKLFERLREFRLRLNPNKCTFGVRSGKLLGFVVSGKGIEVGPAKIKAIQEMPEPRTEKEVRGFLGRLNYIARFISHLTATCEPIFKLLRKDQTARWNNDCQKAFEKVKKYLQEPPILMPPVPGRPLIMYLTVLENSMGCVLGQHDESGRKEHAIYYLSKKFTDCESRYSLLEKTCRALVWAARRLRQYMLVHTTLLISKMDPIKYVFEKPALSGRVARWQMILTEYDIQYTTQKAFKGSVLADYLAHQPVEDYEPMKFEFPDEDVLYIRDCNIPGPEEGPEPGSRWTLVFDGASNALGNGVGAVITSPSGFHIPFTARICFDCTNNMAEYEACIYGIEAAIDLRIKYLKVYGDSNLVISQINGDWETRHQNLIPYREHVMRIIPYFDEITFEHISREENNLADALATLASMFKVKWANEAPNITINRLDEPAFCFEADVELDGNPWYHDIKKFLETQEYPPEASVTDKKFLRRFAAKFYLNGGVLYKRHHDGVLLRCVVKEEASKIIEEMHEGEFGTHSSGHTMAKKILRAGYYWSTMETDCHNHVRICHKCQIYADKVHVPPVPLNVLTSPWPFAMWGIDMIGEIKPTASNGHRFILVAIDYFTKWVEAASYANVTKQVITRFIKHNIICRYGIPEKIITDNGSNLNNKMMKELCESFKIKHHNSSPYRPKMNGAVEAANKNIKKIVQKMVVTYRDWHEMLPFALHGYRTSVRTSTGATPFSLVYGMEAVLPVEVEIPSLRIMKDVELDESEWVQNRMDQLNLIDEKRLAAIGHGQVYQKKMRKAFDKRVRPQSYKPGDLVLKRIILPQGDPRGKWTPTYEGPFVVQKVFSGGAMMLATMDGENFPHPVNADVVKKYFA from the exons atgagaattgactatgccggtgtggagttaaggcctagtgaattggtagtgcgcgcctttgatggttcaaggaggtctgtgttcggagaggtagatctaccaatccaGATTGGTACTCAGATCTTTActacaaccttttatgtgatggatattcaacctgcttactgttgtctgttgggacgaccgtggattcacaaggctggtgctgtgacatccactcttcatcagaagttgaagtatccggttgacggtaaagtggtgaCAGTTTGTGGTGAAGAGGATTACATCGTGAGTCACTTGTCTTCTTTCCGGTATGtggagatcgaaggtgaaatacatgagacgccattccaagcgtttgaggctgtgaacgctgtgagaactcctccttatgagataacgaagccagaaacgattatgtcttctctgaaagacgctcaggttgttgttgagactggaagagtggaaggttgggggcaagtaattgacgtgcgtcccaaatttgacaagaatggtctcGGTTTCAATCCGGGGAAGCAGAATGCATCGCCCAAGCCTGATATCCTTAgcccgatcaagtttgtgagtggGGGTGTCATTCGAGATGGCCAGGTtaatgccattgtcaatggtgaagaggtggatagtgactgtgattttgatagctggattcgtccaagtattcctggggagatgcctcgcaactggacaattgaagatgtcattcaagttacacaagctcagga atgttccactaccCCGGATttcattggtaacagttccgctattgcttattatgattttgacaatccgatctaccaagccgaggaggaagcttatgaagattgtgatcttcCCGACGAGTTGGCaagattgttgaaacaggaaaagaaagcgattcagccgcatcaagaggtaatcgagatggtaaatgttggtactaaagagcaggtccgagaagtcaagataggggctgcgcttgagaatagtgtgaagcagaggcttattgttatgttgaaagagtatgcggacatctttgcttggtcctatgaggatatgcctggtctcgatacAGATATTGTAGTACACCGCCtgcctctcaaggaagatagtcctcctgtcaaacagaagcttcgaaggactcgcccagacatgtctgagaagattaagaaagaggttgagaaacaatttgatgctggctttctgcaagttgtgaattacccgtcatgggttgcgaatattgttcctgtgcctaagaaggacggaaaggtcaggatgtgtgtggactacagagatcttaaTAGGGCGAGTccaaaggatgattttcctcttcctcacattgatgtgttggtggataatactgctcctttcaaagtgttttccttcatggatggcttctctggttacaatcagatcaagatggcaccagaagacatggagaaaacaacgtttatcacaccgtggggaactttctgctatcaagttatgccttttgggttgaaaaacgcaggggcaacgtatcaacgtgccatggtgactctttttcatgacatgattcacaaagagattgaagtgtatgttgacgacatgattgcaaagtctcacactgaagaagagcacttggttcacttgcagaaattgtttgaaaggcttcgggaattcagactgaggttgaatccgaacaaatgcactttcggagtgcgatccggaaagttgttgggctttgttgttagtggaaaaggtattgaggtcggtCCTgcgaaaataaaagctatacaagagatgcctgagccgagaacagaaaaagaggttcgtggtttcttagggagattgaactacattgctagattcatctctcatcttacggccacttgtgaaccaatattcaaattactaagaaaagatcagacggccaggtggaataatgattgtcaaaaagcattcgaaaaagtgaaaaagtatttgcaggaacctccgatactaatgcctccagttccaggaaggcctttgattatgtacctcacagttcttgaaaattcaatgggatgtgtgctgggtcaacatgacgagtctggccgaaaagagcatgcaatatactaccttagcaaaaagtttaccgactgtgaatcccgatactcactgctcgagaaaacttgccgtgctttggtgtgggctgctcgccggctgaggcagtatatgttggttcacaccaccttactgatttccaagatggatcctattaagtatgtctttgagaagcccgctctttccggaagagtagccaggtggcaaatgattttgactgaatatgatatccagtatactacccagaaagctttcaaaggtagtgtgttggcggattatcttgcgcatcagccggtcgaagattatgaaccgatgaagtttgaattccccgatgaggatgtgttgtacatcagagattgtaacattcccggaccagaggaaggacccgaaccaggatcgcgatggacgctcgtgttcgatggtgcctctaatgcactcgggaatggtgttggagctgtaattacttctccatcaggttttcatattccatttacagccagaatctgttttgattgcactaataacatggctgaatatgaagcctgcatttatggtatcgaagctgcaattgatttgcgaatcaagtacttgaaagtttatggggattccaatcttgtcattagccagatcaatggagattgggaaactcgccatcagaatctgattccgtacagggagcatgtgatgagaatCATTCCGTattttgatgagatcacattcgagcatatttctagagaagagaacaatcttgctgatgctctcgctaccttggcttccatgttcaaagtgaaatgggccaatgaagcgcctaacatcaccatcaacagaTTGGACGAACCGGCATtctgctttgaggctgatgttgaacTGGATGGAaatccctggtatcatgatataaaaaagttcctcgaaactcaagagtatcctcccgaagcgtcggtgactgataagaagtttctgagaaggtttgcagctaagttctacctcaacggtggtgtattgtacaagaggcatcatgacggtgtgttgctccgatgtgttgttaaggaagaagcttcgaaaatcatagaggaaatgcacgaaggtgagtttggtacccattcaagtgggcatacaatggctaagaagatcttgagggctggttattattggtccactatggaaactgattgtcataaccatgtcagaatttgtcacaagtgccagatctatgctgataaagtgcacgtgccgcctgtgcctttgaatgtcttgacttctccgtggcctttcgcaatgtggggcattgatatgattggagaaattaagcctactgcttccaatggacatcgcttcattttggttgccatcgattacttcaccaagtgggttgaagccgcatcttatgcgaatgttaccaagcaagtgattactcgctttatcaagcacaacattatctgtcgttatgggattcctgagaaaatcattactgataatggatcaaatctcaataacaagatgatgaaggagctttgtgagtccttcaagatcaagcatcacaattcttctccgtaccgtccaaagatgaatggcgctgttgaagcggccaacaagaacattaagaagattgtgcagaagatggtagtgacctaccgagattggcacgagatgctcccttttgctttgcatggttatcgcacctctgtgcgtacatcgactggggcaactcctttctcacttgtttatggcatggaagcggtattgcctgttgaagttgagattccttccttgaggattatgaaagacgtcgagcttgacgagtcagaatgggtacaaaatcggatggatcagttgaacctcattgatgaaaaACGCTTAGCGGCCATCggacatggtcaggtgtaccaaaagaagatgaggaaagcttttgacaagcgggtgcgaccccaaagctacaagCCAGGTGatctggtactcaaaagaatcattctccctcaaggcgatcctcgaggcaagtggactccgacgtatgaaggcccctttgttgtgcagaaagtattctctggcggcgccatgatgcttgcaacaatggatggcgagaactttccgcaccctgtgaacgcagatgtagtcaaaaaatacttcgcatag
- the LOC131597578 gene encoding uncharacterized protein LOC131597578: MWRTLSSALRSERKICITVASSGIASLLLPGGRTAHSKFKIPVPTLDNSTCNIDKNTEHAQLLQATDVIIWDEAPMAHKNCFEALDKTLKDLMNQNGRSGRIFGGKVVVFGRDFRHILLVVPRASRSDIVHASIFSSYVWDHCKVLTLTRNMRLRNDKGNKNSHFEDPIQAIIESTYPNLLQNHTRPDYLQGKAILASTIEVVDKINHYILNLIPGEEKEYLSFDEIDKTDATYTEAYEVLTPKFLSNLRTFGLPNHILKLKVGTPIMLMRNLDQSQGLCNGTRLIVTRLANHVIEARIISGKNIGNLFYIPRMSMSPSESPWPFKLIRRQFPIIVSYAMTINKSQGQSLDTVGLYLPTPVFSHGQLYVAISRVTNKNGLKILIHDNDNVPLSTTTNVVYKEVFQSLC, encoded by the exons ATGTGGAGAACACTGTCAAGTGCACTCCGTTCCGAAAGAAAAATATGTATTACTGTTGCTTCAAGTGGCATAGCTTCATTATTATTACCAGGTGGAAGAACTGCCCATTCAAAGTTCAAAATTCCAGTTCCGACTCTTGACAACTCTACGTGCAATATTGACAAGAATACCGAGCATGCACAGTTACTTCAAGCAACTGATGTGATCATATGGGATGAAGCACCCATGGCACATAAAAATTGCTTTGAGGCATTAGACAAAACACTTAAAGACCTCATGAATCAGAATGGTCGGTCGGGAAGAATATTTGGAGGCAAAGTTGTTGTATTCGGCCGAGATTTCCGGCATATTCTTCTTGTTGTTCCAAGAGCTTCCCGTTCAGATATTGTGCATGCATCAATATTCTCATCTTATGTGTGGGATCACTGCAAGGTCCTGACTCTAACCAGAAATATGAGGCTTAGGAATGATAAAGGCAATAAGAACAGCC ATTTTGAAGATCCCATACAAGCCATCATTGAAAGCACGTACCCGAATTTGTTGCAAAATCATACCCGTCCTGATTATTTGCAAGGCAAAGCAATTCTTGCATCAACAATTGAAGTTGTTGACAAAATCAACCATTATATTTTGAACCTAATTCCAG GGGAAGAAAAGGAATATTTGAGTTTTGACGAGATAGACAAGACCGATGCGACATACACTGAAGCTTATGAAGTTCTAACACCAAAATTTTTGAGTAATCTAAGAACATTCGGTCTACCGAATCACATTCTCAAATTGAAGGTTGGTACACCAATTATGTTGATGAGAAATTTAGACCAATCTCAAGGATTGTGCAATGGCACAAGACTTATTGTTACAAGGTTGGCCAATCATGTCATTGAAGCAAGAATTATTTCTGGCAAAAATATAGGTAACCTCTTTTACATTCCTCGAATGTCTATGTCGCCTTCAGAGTCTCCTTGGCCATTTAAGTTAATTAGACGACAATTTCCAATAATTGTCTCTTATGCTATGACAATTAATAAATCACAAGGTCAATCTCTTGATACCGTCGGACTATATTTGCCTACTCCGGTCTTTAGTCATGGTCAATTATATGTTGCCATATCTAGAGTTACCAACAAAAACGGTTTAAAGATATTGATTCATGACAACGACAATGTTCCGCTGTCGACGACTACAAACGTCGTGTACAAGGAAGTTTTTCAATCACTTTGTTAA